The following proteins come from a genomic window of Gossypium raimondii isolate GPD5lz chromosome 5, ASM2569854v1, whole genome shotgun sequence:
- the LOC105766822 gene encoding uncharacterized protein LOC105766822: MVGVFRRSLSFPNKTLTRPPKPQFSHHIRSISLPCRSHPLITRIKDEITDLKTWSRSPEKPTSAWLCDGLRRLKDLQDSLHDILQLPQTQQLLSHKREWVEKLLEDFLRFVDVYGIFQTSFLSLKEEQLAARVALRRKDDSRIAVYLKGRKKMAKEIAKLVSSIRYIGRYSFPASAFVSILDTELTGVISDIIEVTVSVSVALFNGISMAFTSSKSSWIRLALTKKSNKVKIEGSIKEFEEMGEANVWSLRRKGDEEVRMVLERMQDLERCIAGIESGSDKAFRSLINTRVSLLNTLTM; this comes from the coding sequence ATGGTAGGCGTTTTCAGGCGCTCCCTCTCTTTTCCAAACAAAACCCTTACCCGTCCACCTAAACCACAATTTTCTCACCACATCAGGTCCATCTCTCTCCCATGCAGATCACATCCCTTGATTACTCGAATCAAAGATGAAATCACCGACCTCAAAACCTGGTCCCGCAGTCCCGAGAAGCCAACCTCAGCTTGGCTTTGTGACGGTTTGCGCCGTCTAAAGGACCTTCAAGATTCCCTCCACGACATTCTTCAGCTCCCCCAGACCCAGCAGTTGTTAAGCCATAAGCGTGAATGGGTCGAGAAGCTCCTCGAAGATTTTCTCCGTTTCGTCGATGTTTACGGCATCTTCCAAACCTCTTTTCTCTCCCTCAAAGAAGAGCAACTCGCGGCGCGGGTGGCTCTAAGGAGAAAAGACGACTCCAGGATTGCCGTGTACCTGAAAGGTCGCAAGAAGATGGCTAAAGAGATAGCAAAACTCGTATCGTCTATCCGATACATTGGGCGATACTCATTTCCTGCATCGGCTTTCGTTTCCATTTTAGACACGGAGCTGACCGGTGTTATTAGCGACATTATCGAAGTGACCGTTTCAGTATCGGTGGCGCTTTTCAACGGGATTTCCATGGCCTTTACTTCAAGCAAATCGTCATGGATTAGGTTGGCGTTGACCAAGAAATCCAACAAGGTTAAGATAGAGGGAAGCATCAAAGAATTTGAAGAAATGGGTGAAGCCAACGTGTGGAGCCTGAGAAGGAAGGGAGACGAGGAAGTGAGGATGGTTTTGGAGAGAATGCAAGACTTGGAAAGGTGCATTGCTGGTATCGAAAGTGGAAGCGACAAAGCCTTTAGGAGTCTGATAAACACTAGGGTTTCGCTGCTCAATACTCTCACCATGTAG